The proteins below come from a single Aegilops tauschii subsp. strangulata cultivar AL8/78 chromosome 6, Aet v6.0, whole genome shotgun sequence genomic window:
- the LOC109740831 gene encoding uncharacterized protein: protein MPPPPEDHPMPRPKPKPKPPKPRPRPETMKPEPVRDQTDGVLPFPADPMACAAHCSEPCAHYGLCRPPPPSRTATVHLRPSSRLPTPLIALSASVLAVSVLLLLVLLVCHVVRRRRRQAANAAPLHHQVAQAGLPADMAVPVPADSDSDDGVHHVWYIRTVGLDERAIAAITALVYDPDKCRALGLGGDGCAVCLAEFRGGETLRLLPRCAHAFHRGCIDTWLRAHVNCPLCRAPVKVAAGAHQTAAPGNDASEPAANLAAAAGAGAEETGGDGVLSTEMAVRRAASMVALPRLPWPDVSLRPLASNSAREGEMGLAKISRALKSCEALEMARVAVGRSASFGAVPLRLPWRSGQPAAGSNADEIQR from the coding sequence atgccgccgccgcctgaggaCCATCCCATGCCGCGGCCGAAGCCGAAGCCGAAGCCTCCCAAGCCCAGGCCCAGGCCGGAGACGATGAAGCCGGAGCCGGTGCGCGACCAGACCGACGGCGTCCTCCCGTTCCCTGCCGACCCCATGGCCTGCGCCGCCCACTGCTCGGAGCCGTGCGCCCACTACGGCCTctgccggccgccgccgccctcgcgcaCCGCCACCGTGCACCTCCGGCCCTCCTCTCGCCTCCCCACCCCGCTCATCGCCCTGTCGGCGTCCGTCCTCGCCGTGTCcgtgctcctcctcctcgtcctgcTCGTCTGCCACGTCgtgcgccggcgccggcgccagGCCGCCAACGCCGCGCCGCTGCACCACCAGGTCGCCCAAGCGGGGCTTCCGGCCGACATGGCGGTCCCGGTGCCGGCGGACAGCGACTCCGACGACGGGGTGCACCACGTGTGGTACATACGCACCGTGGGGCTCGACGAGCGCGCCATCGCGGCCATCACCGCGCTAGTGTACGACCCCGACAAGTGCCGCGCCCTGGGGCTCGGCGGCGACGGCTGCGCGGTGTGCCTCGCGGAGTTCCGCGGCGGGGAGACGCTGCGCCTGCTGCCGCGGTGCGCCCACGCGTTCCACCGCGGCTGCATCGACACCTGGCTCCGCGCCCATGTCAACTGCCCGCTCTGCCGCGCTCCTGTCAAGGTCGCCGCTGGCGCTCACCAGACCGCCGCCCCCGGTAACGACGCGAGCGAGCCCGCGGCGAACCTAGCCGCGGCCGCTGGTGCAGGCGCCGAGGAGACCGGGGGCGACGGCGTCCTGTCCACGGAGATGGCTGTGAGGCGCGCCGCGTCCATGGTGGCGCTCCCGAGGCTGCCGTGGCCGGACGTCTCCCTACGGCCGCTGGCGTCGAACAGTGCGCGCGAGGGGGAGATGGGCCTAGCGAAGATCAGTAGAGCGCTGAAATCGTGCGAAGCGTTGGAGATGGCCCGCGTCGCGGTAGGCAGGTCGGCGTCGTTTGGCGCCGTGCCGCTACGTTTGCCGTGGCGGTCAGGCCAGCCGGCCGCAGGCAGCAACGCCGATGAGATCCAACGTTGA